In the genome of Desulfovibrio desulfuricans, one region contains:
- a CDS encoding DMT family transporter — protein MNNPSLVCQAYAFATVVLWSTAYVYTKVALAFFTPGPLGLVRCAVASIAFLVVLPAMGRGHGGFFVPAARHLPLFAASGLSGFTLYLLAFNEGSISLNPTTNCIVISTAPILTAALARMFFGERLPVLRWLALALAFGGVVVMNGGGSGFVLAPGMGWVLAAAVLLSLYNVVQRTLARHYGAVQIAAWSFFAGTLFLLYCLPQAVAEMRAAPAHALWLVLLLGIFPSAAAYLLWTRALSLAPRTSLVTNYMFLTPFLSMLLDFAVTGGLPGASTFAGGAIILGALLMFSVAGQRARKA, from the coding sequence ATGAACAACCCCTCGCTGGTCTGTCAGGCCTATGCTTTTGCCACTGTTGTGTTGTGGTCCACAGCCTATGTGTACACCAAGGTGGCGCTGGCCTTTTTTACCCCCGGCCCATTGGGCCTCGTGCGTTGCGCGGTGGCCTCGATTGCCTTTCTGGTTGTCCTGCCAGCCATGGGCAGGGGGCACGGCGGCTTTTTTGTGCCTGCGGCGCGGCACCTGCCCCTGTTTGCGGCCTCCGGCCTGAGCGGCTTTACGCTTTATCTGCTGGCCTTCAACGAGGGGTCGATCAGTCTTAACCCTACCACCAACTGCATTGTCATTTCTACCGCCCCGATTTTGACGGCGGCGCTGGCCCGCATGTTTTTTGGCGAGCGGCTGCCCGTGCTGCGCTGGCTGGCGTTGGCGCTGGCCTTTGGCGGCGTGGTGGTGATGAACGGCGGCGGCAGCGGTTTTGTGCTTGCGCCCGGCATGGGCTGGGTACTGGCGGCGGCGGTGCTGCTGAGCCTGTACAATGTTGTGCAGCGCACCCTGGCGCGGCATTATGGAGCCGTGCAGATCGCCGCCTGGAGTTTTTTTGCAGGCACGCTGTTTTTGCTCTATTGCCTGCCGCAGGCTGTGGCCGAGATGCGGGCCGCGCCCGCCCATGCGTTGTGGCTGGTGCTGTTGCTGGGTATTTTTCCCAGTGCGGCGGCCTATCTGCTCTGGACCAGGGCGCTTTCGCTCGCGCCGCGCACAAGTCTGGTGACCAACTACATGTTTTTAACGCCCTTTTTGTCCATGCTGCTCGACTTTGCCGTGACGGGCGGGCTGCCGGGGGCCTCCACCTTTGCTGGCGGGGCCATTATTCTGGGGGCGCTATTGATGTTCAGCGTTGCCGGGCAGAGAGCGCGCAAGGCATAG
- the uvrA gene encoding excinuclease ABC subunit UvrA, whose product MNTSKPCIHIEKARQHNLKNISLDIPRDELVVICGPSGSGKSTLAFDIVYAEGQRRYVESLSAYARQFLPQMDKPDVEKIEGLSPAISLEQQSVSRNPRSTVGTVTEIYDFLRVFFARLGRMYCPQCGRPIEARAADEIIADIMALPQGAKFMVLAPLVELQKGTHQDKFKKLKAEGFARVRVNGEFYTLDDVPALDKNKKHSIDLVVDRLVNKEGIRGRLADSVELALRYGEGRLVLHEPDKAAAGQDADTVHSTTSVCAHCRISLPAPSPQLFSFNGPQGACPRCVGLGGVDYFEPRLIAPNMGLSLNTGALLPWATDKMFSRYEDALKALGKRFKFQLSTSLEQFSEDALSALFYGEDEQGRPARASLGLRRNWMGGSVALGAGGDYQSEHFSDALRAQGLVSVSEKRWPGVIPLLESGMQYGDAWREALARFRQTMDCPDCHGARLNANALSVRVDDLNIAQFCNLSVERALEWLGKREFTGRHVVIAEPLMKELTHRLSFMRSVGLEYLSLGRSMSTLSGGEAQRIRLASQLGSGLVGVTYVLDEPSIGLHPRDNERLLGTLRSLQARGNTVLVVEHDEATICAADTVIELGPGSGSQGGEIMFQGRVDDLLGKADTLTARYLRGDDVIALPDGRREGQGALVMHGITTNNLRNIDCRIPLGVLACVTGVSGSGKSSLVVDTLYKHLALNLGLRVDQPGTIAGLEYEKGSAPVERIVAIDQTPIGRTPRSNPATYTKIFDEIRNIFAMTQDARKRGYKPGRFSFNVRGGRCEACGGDGQIRVEMHFLPDVYVTCDVCKGKRYNHETLEVRYKGLNIAEVLDLTVHQARQLFESYPSLERRLAVLEEVGLEYLRLGQPATTLSGGEAQRIKISRELGKRSLPGTMYILDEPTTGLHMHEVGKLIKVLHALVDRGASVVVIEHNTDMILASDYVLDMGPGGGENGGQIVSAGTPEAIVADPSSVTGRFLMQERLDRLKRGASAIAATNV is encoded by the coding sequence ATGAACACAAGCAAGCCCTGCATCCACATCGAAAAGGCCCGCCAGCATAATCTCAAAAACATCAGCCTGGACATCCCGCGTGACGAACTGGTGGTGATCTGCGGGCCTTCCGGCTCCGGCAAGTCAACACTGGCGTTCGACATTGTGTATGCCGAGGGCCAGCGCCGCTATGTGGAATCGCTCTCGGCCTATGCCCGCCAGTTTCTGCCCCAGATGGACAAGCCGGATGTGGAAAAGATCGAGGGGCTTTCGCCCGCCATATCCCTTGAGCAGCAGAGCGTTTCGCGCAATCCGCGTTCTACCGTGGGAACGGTAACAGAAATCTATGACTTTTTGCGCGTATTTTTCGCACGTCTTGGCCGCATGTACTGCCCGCAGTGCGGGCGGCCCATCGAGGCCCGCGCCGCCGACGAGATCATTGCCGACATCATGGCTCTGCCGCAGGGCGCCAAGTTTATGGTGCTGGCCCCGCTGGTGGAACTGCAAAAGGGCACGCATCAGGACAAGTTTAAAAAACTGAAGGCCGAGGGCTTTGCCCGCGTGCGCGTCAACGGCGAGTTTTATACCCTGGACGACGTGCCCGCTCTGGACAAAAACAAAAAGCACTCCATTGATCTGGTGGTTGACCGCCTGGTGAACAAGGAGGGCATTCGGGGCCGTCTGGCGGACTCTGTGGAGCTTGCGCTACGTTACGGCGAAGGTCGCCTTGTGCTGCACGAGCCGGACAAAGCGGCCGCTGGGCAGGATGCCGACACCGTACACTCCACCACCTCCGTTTGCGCGCACTGCCGTATTTCGCTGCCCGCGCCCAGCCCGCAACTGTTTTCATTCAACGGGCCGCAGGGGGCCTGCCCCCGCTGCGTGGGTCTTGGCGGGGTGGATTATTTTGAGCCGCGCCTCATCGCGCCCAACATGGGCCTTTCGCTGAACACGGGCGCGCTGCTGCCCTGGGCCACGGACAAGATGTTCAGCCGCTACGAGGACGCCCTCAAGGCTCTGGGCAAACGCTTCAAGTTTCAGCTTTCCACGTCGCTTGAGCAGTTTAGTGAAGACGCGCTTTCCGCCCTGTTTTATGGCGAGGACGAGCAGGGCCGCCCCGCGCGGGCCTCGCTTGGCCTGCGCCGCAACTGGATGGGCGGCAGCGTGGCCCTGGGCGCCGGCGGCGATTATCAGAGCGAGCATTTTTCTGATGCCTTACGGGCGCAGGGGCTGGTGAGCGTGAGTGAAAAGCGCTGGCCCGGCGTTATCCCCCTGCTTGAAAGCGGCATGCAGTATGGCGACGCCTGGCGCGAGGCGCTGGCGCGTTTTCGCCAGACCATGGACTGCCCCGACTGCCACGGCGCGCGGCTGAACGCCAACGCTCTCTCCGTGCGGGTGGACGACCTGAATATCGCGCAGTTTTGCAACCTCTCGGTGGAGCGTGCCCTTGAGTGGCTGGGCAAGCGCGAATTTACGGGGCGGCATGTGGTCATAGCCGAACCGCTGATGAAGGAGCTGACCCACCGCCTGTCGTTCATGCGCAGCGTGGGGCTTGAATACCTTTCGCTCGGGCGCTCCATGTCCACTCTCTCGGGCGGCGAGGCGCAGCGCATCCGCCTGGCTTCGCAGCTCGGCTCCGGCCTTGTGGGGGTTACCTATGTGCTCGACGAGCCTTCCATCGGCCTGCATCCCCGCGACAACGAACGGCTGCTGGGCACGTTGCGCTCGCTGCAGGCGCGCGGCAACACCGTGCTTGTGGTGGAGCACGACGAGGCCACCATCTGCGCTGCGGATACGGTCATCGAGCTTGGCCCCGGCTCCGGCTCGCAGGGCGGCGAAATCATGTTTCAGGGGCGGGTGGACGATCTGCTGGGCAAGGCTGATACGCTTACCGCCCGCTACCTGCGCGGCGACGACGTTATCGCCCTGCCGGACGGGCGGCGCGAAGGGCAGGGAGCGCTGGTCATGCACGGCATAACCACCAACAACCTGCGCAATATCGACTGCCGCATCCCTCTGGGCGTGCTGGCCTGCGTGACAGGGGTCTCCGGCTCGGGCAAAAGCTCGCTGGTGGTGGATACCCTTTATAAGCATCTGGCGCTCAACCTCGGCCTGCGCGTGGACCAGCCCGGCACCATCGCCGGTCTGGAATACGAAAAAGGCTCCGCACCCGTGGAGCGCATTGTGGCCATCGACCAAACCCCCATTGGCCGCACGCCGCGTTCAAACCCCGCCACCTATACCAAGATTTTTGACGAAATACGCAACATCTTTGCCATGACCCAGGACGCCCGCAAACGCGGCTACAAACCGGGGCGGTTCAGTTTTAACGTGCGCGGCGGGCGTTGCGAGGCCTGCGGCGGCGACGGGCAGATCAGGGTTGAAATGCACTTTTTGCCCGACGTGTACGTTACCTGCGACGTGTGCAAGGGCAAGCGCTACAACCACGAGACTCTCGAGGTGCGCTACAAGGGACTGAACATTGCCGAGGTGCTCGACCTCACCGTGCATCAGGCCCGCCAGCTTTTTGAAAGCTACCCCTCGCTGGAGCGCCGTCTTGCCGTGCTGGAAGAGGTGGGGCTAGAATACCTGCGCCTCGGGCAGCCCGCTACGACGCTCTCGGGCGGCGAGGCGCAGCGCATCAAGATTTCGCGCGAGCTTGGCAAGCGCTCCCTGCCGGGAACCATGTATATTCTCGACGAACCCACCACCGGCCTGCACATGCACGAGGTGGGCAAGCTTATCAAGGTGCTGCACGCCCTGGTTGACCGGGGGGCCAGCGTCGTGGTTATCGAGCACAATACCGACATGATCCTTGCCTCCGACTACGTGCTGGACATGGGCCCCGGCGGCGGCGAAAACGGCGGGCAAATCGTCTCTGCCGGTACGCCCGAAGCCATCGTGGCCGATCCTAGTTCCGTCACCGGGCGCTTCCTCATGCAGGAGCGGCTCGACAGGCTCAAACGTGGCGCTAGCGCAATTGCGGCTACCAACGTCTGA
- a CDS encoding MarR family transcriptional regulator: MDQPHKIVAELIKISEHADAFKHGNEDFFDELNITEVHCIHWIGSLDHANVTKVSVEMGMTRGAISKICKKLLQKNLIESYQEPENNKNIYFRVAEGGKKIFEAHKITHNRAFGEKLNIVGRYDEDEQAVILRFLMDINGLVEASFEKFYADHCDRK, translated from the coding sequence ATGGACCAGCCGCACAAAATTGTAGCCGAGCTTATCAAAATTTCCGAGCATGCCGACGCCTTCAAGCACGGAAATGAAGATTTTTTTGATGAGCTGAACATTACAGAGGTTCATTGCATCCACTGGATAGGCTCCCTCGACCACGCCAATGTGACCAAGGTTTCCGTCGAGATGGGCATGACCCGGGGGGCAATAAGCAAAATATGCAAAAAGCTGCTGCAAAAGAATCTTATTGAAAGCTATCAGGAGCCTGAAAATAATAAAAATATTTATTTCAGGGTTGCAGAAGGCGGCAAAAAAATATTCGAGGCCCACAAAATAACGCACAACCGCGCGTTTGGCGAAAAGCTTAACATTGTAGGCAGATACGATGAAGACGAACAGGCGGTGATACTGCGTTTTCTTATGGATATTAATGGCTTGGTGGAAGCTAGCTTTGAAAAATTCTACGCAGATCACTGCGACAGAAAGTAA
- a CDS encoding MFS transporter, with product MSASAIRKDVVYSISFAHMLNDWYMNIIPILTPFFIAAGFGIGEVSFAISAFTITSSLSQPLVGYMVDRKNQSWMIYVGTAWLAVLLSCIGLTHSPAMLIGLAALSGLGAAAFHPQASAMVSAAGGEKKGLYQAVFGACGNLGWALTPLFVIPLVERYGLSVTPYFVVPGIIVTALLAVKAQKTSPREPQAQAVPLLEALRPASRELTKLVLIIAVRTLTYSGLVAFLPLYLQQRGVSLGTSAHLLFILLCAGAAGGIAGGYLSDRFGKNIVIFLSLALSPLFFYLFMHVGAGLQPVVFALAGATLLSSFSPIVVLAQELLCRQAAMASGFTLGFGIGIGGLGVGLVGLVIQYAGLGFAINMLICLPFAAAVVALTLKGRKAAQPVPQTL from the coding sequence ATGAGTGCAAGCGCTATCAGAAAAGATGTTGTCTATTCCATATCATTCGCGCATATGCTCAACGACTGGTATATGAATATCATTCCCATTCTTACGCCGTTTTTCATCGCGGCGGGTTTTGGCATTGGCGAGGTGTCGTTTGCCATCTCGGCCTTTACCATTACATCTTCACTTTCCCAGCCGCTCGTCGGCTATATGGTGGACAGAAAAAACCAGAGCTGGATGATTTACGTGGGCACGGCCTGGTTGGCTGTTTTGCTGAGCTGCATCGGCCTGACGCACAGCCCGGCCATGCTCATTGGCCTTGCGGCCCTGTCGGGGCTTGGCGCGGCGGCCTTTCACCCGCAGGCTTCGGCCATGGTCAGCGCGGCGGGAGGAGAGAAAAAAGGGCTGTATCAGGCGGTGTTTGGCGCGTGCGGCAATCTGGGCTGGGCCTTGACGCCCCTGTTTGTCATCCCGCTGGTAGAGCGCTACGGCCTGTCGGTAACGCCGTATTTTGTTGTGCCGGGCATTATTGTAACGGCATTGCTGGCCGTTAAGGCGCAAAAAACTTCGCCGAGAGAGCCGCAGGCGCAGGCCGTGCCGCTGCTGGAAGCCCTGCGGCCAGCCAGCCGGGAGCTGACCAAGCTTGTGCTGATTATCGCCGTCCGCACCCTGACCTATTCCGGCCTTGTGGCTTTTTTGCCTCTGTATTTGCAGCAGCGCGGCGTAAGCCTGGGCACCAGCGCGCATCTGCTGTTTATTTTGCTTTGCGCCGGAGCCGCAGGGGGCATCGCCGGAGGGTATCTGTCCGACAGATTTGGCAAAAATATCGTCATTTTCCTTTCTCTGGCCCTGTCGCCCCTGTTCTTTTATCTCTTTATGCATGTGGGCGCGGGCCTGCAGCCTGTGGTCTTCGCCCTGGCGGGCGCAACGCTGCTTTCGTCCTTTTCGCCCATTGTGGTGCTGGCGCAGGAGCTGCTTTGCCGGCAGGCCGCCATGGCGTCGGGTTTTACTCTGGGGTTTGGCATCGGCATCGGCGGTCTTGGGGTGGGCCTTGTGGGGCTTGTCATCCAGTACGCCGGACTTGGCTTTGCCATCAATATGCTGATCTGCCTGCCTTTTGCCGCCGCCGTGGTCGCCCTGACCCTCAAGGGCCGCAAAGCTGCGCAGCCAGTGCCCCAGACGCTTTAG
- a CDS encoding FeoB-associated Cys-rich membrane protein, giving the protein MDTQLIIVMLCIAAAAYYFGRRVYTSIRKGKCGGCDGGCDSAKKSSCGCTPNDAEAQRLESRRLKFEPKK; this is encoded by the coding sequence ATGGATACCCAGCTTATAATCGTCATGCTGTGCATTGCGGCAGCTGCCTATTACTTTGGCCGCCGCGTCTACACATCCATACGCAAGGGCAAGTGCGGCGGTTGCGACGGCGGTTGCGACAGTGCAAAAAAAAGCTCGTGCGGCTGCACGCCCAACGATGCCGAAGCGCAACGGCTTGAAAGCAGACGGCTCAAATTTGAACCCAAAAAATAG
- a CDS encoding Fur family transcriptional regulator, giving the protein MTTQQNNACLADFLDFMNRKGLNTTSQRRIIAEAFFELPGHHSLEEFYQHVIKRDSGIGQTTVYRTLKLLCDAGLAMEIHFSDGITRYEIAKPDSHHDHLVCLDCGKIVEICDPRIEKLQREMAEKYGFKLRGHVHNLYGICKECRDKAAQEA; this is encoded by the coding sequence ATGACAACGCAGCAAAATAACGCCTGCCTGGCGGATTTTTTGGATTTCATGAACCGCAAGGGGCTGAACACCACATCCCAGCGGCGCATCATTGCCGAAGCTTTTTTTGAACTGCCCGGACACCACTCGCTTGAAGAATTTTATCAGCATGTGATCAAGCGCGATTCGGGCATCGGGCAAACCACGGTGTACCGCACGCTCAAGCTGCTGTGCGATGCCGGTCTGGCCATGGAAATCCACTTCAGCGACGGCATCACCCGCTACGAAATTGCCAAGCCGGACAGCCACCACGACCATCTTGTGTGCCTTGACTGCGGCAAAATTGTCGAAATCTGCGACCCCCGCATCGAAAAACTGCAGCGTGAAATGGCCGAAAAATACGGCTTCAAACTGCGCGGGCATGTGCACAACCTGTACGGCATCTGCAAGGAATGCCGCGACAAGGCCGCGCAGGAAGCCTGA
- the ahpC gene encoding alkyl hydroperoxide reductase subunit C: MGNLINKAVEPFSVMAFHAGELKTVTEADLKGHWSVFFFYPADFTFVCPTELEDLAESYEQFKKLNCEIYSVSTDSAFVHKAWADASPSIAKIRYPMLSDCAGALSNAFGVMIEGAGQALRGSFLVNPDGLIKAYEIHDTPIGRNVEELLRKLEAAQFVAQHGDQVCPARWKPGSATLKPGLDLVGKL, from the coding sequence ATGGGAAATCTCATCAATAAAGCGGTTGAGCCCTTCAGCGTAATGGCCTTTCACGCTGGTGAGTTGAAAACAGTGACGGAGGCGGACCTCAAGGGGCATTGGTCGGTATTCTTTTTTTATCCTGCCGACTTTACCTTTGTGTGCCCCACCGAGCTGGAAGACCTGGCCGAAAGCTATGAGCAGTTTAAAAAGCTCAATTGCGAAATATACTCTGTCTCCACAGACAGCGCGTTTGTGCATAAGGCCTGGGCAGACGCTTCGCCAAGTATCGCCAAGATACGTTACCCCATGCTGTCTGACTGCGCCGGTGCGCTGTCAAATGCGTTTGGCGTCATGATTGAAGGTGCCGGGCAGGCCCTGCGAGGCAGTTTTTTGGTCAACCCCGATGGGCTGATCAAGGCCTACGAAATTCATGACACGCCCATTGGCCGCAATGTTGAAGAATTGTTGCGCAAGCTTGAGGCCGCGCAGTTTGTGGCCCAACACGGCGATCAGGTTTGCCCTGCCCGCTGGAAGCCCGGCAGCGCCACCCTGAAGCCCGGTCTTGATCTGGTGGGCAAGCTGTAA
- a CDS encoding iron-containing alcohol dehydrogenase: MWNPADDYANVREIRVKTTAYLGVGAINKIDDILGQLKSEGIHAVLCVCGGRSYKITGAWEKVEAAAQKHGITLALYNRVTPNPTTDSVDEAAAMGRAVNAGAVLAIGGGSPIDCGKSAAILLANPGKTGDDLYCYRFTPQTALPVIAVNLTHGTGSEVNRFAVATVTKLNYKPAIAYDCIYPRYAIDDPALMTGLSPDQTRYVSIDAVNHVIEAATTTVTNPLAIGLAAETIRLVHQWLPAALADPADLKARHQLCYAALQAGVAFDNGLLHFTHALEHPLSAVSPDLSHGLGLAVLLPAVILECYPACPGVLAHILAPMAPDLKGLPEEAPKAAKAVENWLASVGVTQKLADIGVTAADIENFCDLVEQTPSLGLLLSVAPLEGTRDRVARIYANSLKPLA, from the coding sequence ATGTGGAACCCGGCAGACGACTACGCCAACGTGCGCGAAATACGCGTTAAAACCACGGCCTATCTGGGCGTGGGGGCCATCAATAAAATTGACGACATCCTCGGTCAGCTCAAAAGCGAGGGCATCCATGCGGTGCTGTGCGTGTGCGGCGGCCGCTCGTACAAAATAACCGGAGCGTGGGAAAAGGTGGAAGCCGCAGCGCAAAAGCACGGCATCACGCTGGCGCTCTACAACCGCGTCACCCCCAACCCCACCACCGACAGCGTGGACGAGGCCGCGGCCATGGGCCGCGCCGTCAACGCGGGGGCCGTGCTGGCCATAGGCGGCGGCAGCCCCATAGACTGCGGCAAAAGCGCCGCCATTTTGCTGGCCAACCCCGGTAAAACAGGCGACGACCTGTACTGCTACCGCTTTACTCCGCAAACAGCCCTGCCGGTTATTGCCGTCAACCTTACCCACGGCACGGGCAGCGAGGTCAACCGCTTTGCCGTGGCCACGGTCACCAAGCTCAATTACAAGCCCGCCATTGCCTACGACTGCATTTACCCCCGCTACGCCATCGACGACCCCGCGCTCATGACCGGGCTTTCGCCCGACCAGACGCGCTATGTGTCCATTGACGCTGTAAACCATGTGATCGAGGCCGCCACGACCACGGTTACCAACCCCCTGGCCATCGGGCTGGCGGCAGAAACCATCCGCCTTGTGCACCAGTGGCTGCCCGCCGCCCTGGCAGACCCCGCCGACCTCAAGGCCCGCCACCAGCTGTGCTATGCGGCCCTGCAGGCTGGCGTGGCCTTTGACAACGGGCTGCTGCACTTCACCCACGCGCTTGAGCATCCCCTGAGCGCGGTCAGCCCCGACCTGTCGCACGGTCTGGGTCTGGCAGTGCTGCTGCCCGCCGTAATTCTTGAATGCTACCCCGCCTGCCCGGGCGTGCTTGCGCACATTCTTGCACCCATGGCCCCTGACCTCAAGGGCCTGCCCGAGGAGGCCCCCAAGGCGGCCAAGGCGGTGGAAAACTGGCTCGCCAGCGTGGGCGTGACGCAAAAACTTGCGGACATCGGCGTTACCGCCGCCGACATAGAAAATTTTTGCGATCTTGTGGAACAGACCCCCTCGCTTGGGCTGTTGCTGTCCGTTGCGCCGCTGGAGGGCACGCGCGACCGCGTGGCCCGCATCTACGCCAACTCGCTCAAGCCGTTGGCCTGA
- the thiC gene encoding phosphomethylpyrimidine synthase ThiC — MSASLLAQNTALSGLLDKYLTSLAEEEQLAPQTIVDALEAGTMVLLGNPVHPNLKPILVGQPSRIKVNANIGTSPLCNCPSTEERKIKAALEAGADTVMDLSIAGDLDALRLGMLKACPLPLGTVPLYAVGQQILDAELDIATMQPDALFDEIAKQARQGVDFITVHCGLSKRGAEMAVKNNRVLGIVSRGGSMLARWMLENNRENPLLEYYDRLLEICRPYNVTLSLGDGLRPGAGVDAGDAAQWEEVINLGQLAKYALARGVQCMIEGPGHVPLNQVRTQIQGIKRLTNNAPLYVLGPLCCDSAPGYDHIAGAIGGAMGVEAGVDFLCYLTPAEHLTLPDEADVRAGVMASRVAAHVGEVALGRPAAVAREAAMNAARKALDWDAMSKAALDPQMLEKRREDHKTEEVCAMCGKFCSVKMLRGH, encoded by the coding sequence ATGTCTGCATCTCTCCTTGCGCAGAACACCGCCCTGAGCGGCCTGCTGGACAAATACCTCACCAGTCTTGCTGAGGAAGAACAACTCGCACCGCAAACCATTGTCGATGCCCTTGAAGCAGGCACCATGGTATTGCTGGGCAACCCCGTCCACCCCAACCTCAAGCCCATCCTTGTGGGCCAGCCCTCCCGCATCAAGGTCAACGCCAACATCGGCACATCGCCCCTGTGCAACTGCCCGTCCACCGAAGAACGCAAAATCAAGGCCGCCCTTGAGGCAGGCGCTGATACCGTGATGGATCTCTCCATCGCGGGCGACCTGGACGCCCTGCGCCTGGGTATGCTCAAGGCCTGCCCCCTGCCGCTCGGCACTGTGCCGCTCTATGCCGTGGGCCAGCAGATTCTGGATGCGGAACTCGATATCGCCACCATGCAGCCCGACGCCCTGTTTGACGAAATCGCCAAGCAGGCGCGGCAGGGTGTGGATTTTATCACCGTGCACTGCGGGCTTTCCAAACGTGGCGCTGAAATGGCCGTCAAAAACAACCGCGTACTGGGCATCGTATCGCGCGGCGGCTCCATGCTCGCCCGCTGGATGCTCGAAAACAACCGCGAAAACCCGCTGCTTGAGTATTATGACCGCCTGCTCGAAATCTGCCGTCCTTACAACGTCACCCTTTCGCTGGGCGACGGCCTGCGCCCCGGCGCTGGCGTGGACGCGGGCGACGCCGCGCAGTGGGAAGAAGTCATCAATCTGGGCCAGCTGGCCAAGTACGCCCTTGCGCGCGGCGTGCAATGCATGATCGAAGGCCCCGGCCATGTGCCGCTCAACCAGGTGCGCACGCAGATTCAGGGCATCAAGCGACTGACCAACAACGCGCCCCTGTATGTGCTCGGGCCCTTGTGCTGCGACAGCGCCCCCGGCTACGACCACATTGCCGGAGCCATTGGCGGCGCCATGGGCGTGGAGGCTGGCGTGGACTTTTTGTGCTACCTGACCCCCGCCGAGCACCTTACCCTGCCCGATGAAGCGGACGTGCGGGCGGGCGTTATGGCCTCGCGCGTGGCAGCCCACGTGGGCGAGGTAGCCCTGGGCCGTCCCGCCGCCGTTGCCCGCGAGGCCGCCATGAACGCCGCCCGTAAGGCTCTGGACTGGGACGCCATGTCCAAGGCCGCTCTTGACCCCCAGATGCTCGAAAAACGCCGCGAGGATCACAAGACGGAAGAAGTCTGCGCCATGTGCGGCAAATTCTGCTCCGTCAAAATGCTGCGCGGCCACTAA
- a CDS encoding TrkH family potassium uptake protein — translation MARKRFLSPFTWPVLSFLAVIAAGSILLGLPASWPQGQSISPIDACFLATSAVCVTGLSPVDISAVLSPFGKGVLLCLIQTGGLGVMTYTSIIFLLWRNNVPFNSREAVSQALLWGDFSLAAFLRQVLGLVFGIEALAALLLWLHDPVFFYPFSAVFHAVSAFCNAGFALSTTNLALFRDDIAVNAIIAGSVILGGIGFGVLREFLGICTGGRLGAPVRRLSRFSRMVVKTSLLLIVVGWAVMFAIEFCRGSVPRTPEGCADLAITMFFHSVVARTAGFSTIDFALLSDAALLVLIALMFIGGAPGSCAGGIKVVTFRVLAGYIAAQFRGDSQIELEGRGVPTENVRRALTLFFAYTLLVVFSLFLLTVTESDILGAKDSPGPSLLRLLFEEVSALGTVGLSVNLTQDLSTAGKAIIIFSMFAGRVGILSLLMAAQSLRTKKAYSVAEAQLPIG, via the coding sequence ATGGCAAGAAAAAGATTTTTGAGCCCGTTTACCTGGCCAGTGTTGTCGTTTCTTGCGGTTATTGCCGCAGGGTCCATCCTGCTCGGCCTGCCCGCCAGCTGGCCCCAGGGGCAGAGCATAAGCCCCATCGACGCCTGCTTTCTGGCCACGTCCGCCGTTTGCGTTACCGGGCTGTCGCCGGTGGATATCAGCGCCGTGCTCAGCCCCTTTGGCAAGGGAGTGCTGCTGTGCCTCATCCAGACCGGCGGCCTTGGCGTGATGACCTATACCAGCATCATTTTTTTGCTCTGGCGCAACAACGTGCCCTTCAACAGCCGCGAGGCGGTGAGCCAGGCCCTGCTGTGGGGCGACTTTAGCCTGGCGGCCTTTTTACGGCAGGTACTGGGGCTGGTGTTTGGCATTGAGGCCCTGGCCGCCCTGCTGCTGTGGCTGCACGACCCGGTTTTTTTCTACCCGTTCAGCGCCGTGTTTCATGCGGTTTCCGCTTTTTGCAACGCGGGGTTTGCGCTCAGCACGACCAATCTTGCCCTGTTCAGGGACGATATCGCCGTCAACGCCATTATTGCGGGCAGCGTCATACTGGGGGGTATTGGTTTTGGCGTGCTGCGCGAGTTTCTGGGCATCTGCACCGGCGGGCGTCTTGGAGCGCCCGTGCGCCGGCTGAGCCGTTTTAGCCGTATGGTGGTAAAAACCAGCCTATTGCTCATTGTGGTGGGCTGGGCAGTCATGTTTGCCATCGAATTTTGCCGGGGCAGCGTGCCCAGAACGCCGGAGGGCTGCGCCGATCTGGCCATCACCATGTTTTTTCATTCTGTGGTGGCGCGCACTGCGGGCTTCAGCACCATTGATTTTGCGCTGCTGAGCGACGCGGCCCTGCTGGTGCTGATAGCCCTGATGTTTATAGGCGGCGCGCCGGGATCATGCGCGGGCGGCATAAAGGTGGTAACCTTCAGGGTGCTTGCGGGGTACATTGCGGCCCAGTTTCGGGGCGACTCCCAGATAGAACTGGAAGGGCGGGGCGTACCGACGGAAAATGTGCGCCGCGCGCTGACCCTGTTTTTTGCCTACACCCTGCTTGTAGTTTTTTCGCTGTTTTTGCTTACAGTTACCGAAAGCGACATCCTTGGCGCAAAGGATTCGCCCGGGCCATCGTTGCTGCGCCTGCTGTTTGAAGAGGTGTCGGCCCTGGGTACTGTGGGGCTTTCCGTCAATCTGACGCAAGACCTGAGCACAGCGGGCAAGGCCATTATCATTTTCAGTATGTTTGCGGGTCGGGTCGGCATTTTGAGCCTGTTGATGGCGGCGCAGAGCCTGCGGACCAAAAAGGCGTATAGCGTGGCAGAGGCCCAGCTACCCATTGGCTAG